Proteins encoded within one genomic window of Desulfonatronospira thiodismutans ASO3-1:
- a CDS encoding menaquinone biosynthesis protein, producing MNNSQLKVGRIDYLNIWPLFHSINNSLCTDVSFVSGHPAMLNQALARKDIHVSPSSSIEYLYRAEDYLLLPDLGISAASQVQSVIFCLPFPFDQLERYAGQNGEIFLTRASDTSRALLKILWHYHWKLPSPRWRMLDPGQGLSTGKPFLEIGDHALSIFLNAHQNMHVLDLAGEWNKMTGLPFVFALWILRRDLQGRQRSVLARLARELLQARRAMPGRYHELSMLYPGTEFTPEQITDYWQKMDYGLEQEHKAALAAFGRYLSDMDEIPGMPALDFFEG from the coding sequence ATGAACAATTCCCAGCTAAAAGTGGGCCGCATAGACTATCTCAATATCTGGCCCCTGTTTCACAGCATAAACAACAGCCTTTGCACAGATGTGAGCTTCGTCAGCGGCCATCCTGCAATGCTCAACCAGGCCCTGGCCCGCAAAGATATTCACGTCTCCCCTTCTTCTTCCATTGAATATCTGTACAGGGCAGAGGACTACCTGCTCCTGCCGGATCTTGGCATCAGCGCCGCGTCTCAGGTGCAAAGCGTTATTTTCTGCCTGCCCTTCCCTTTTGACCAACTTGAAAGGTATGCAGGGCAAAACGGGGAGATTTTTCTTACCCGGGCCTCGGATACATCCCGGGCTCTTTTGAAAATCCTCTGGCATTACCACTGGAAGCTTCCCTCTCCCAGATGGAGAATGCTGGATCCAGGCCAGGGCCTGTCTACAGGGAAACCATTTCTGGAAATCGGGGATCATGCCCTGAGTATTTTTCTCAATGCGCATCAAAATATGCATGTCCTGGACCTGGCCGGGGAATGGAACAAAATGACCGGTCTGCCTTTTGTTTTTGCCCTGTGGATATTAAGGCGCGATCTGCAGGGCAGGCAGAGAAGTGTTCTCGCCCGCCTGGCCCGGGAGCTTCTGCAGGCCAGACGGGCGATGCCGGGCAGATACCATGAATTGAGCATGCTTTACCCAGGCACAGAGTTTACCCCGGAGCAGATCACCGACTACTGGCAAAAAATGGATTACGGGCTGGAACAGGAACATAAAGCGGCCCTGGCTGCCTTTGGCAGATACCTGAGCGACATGGACGAAATTCCTGGCATGCCTGCCCTGGATTTTTTTGAAGGCTGA
- a CDS encoding lysophospholipid acyltransferase family protein translates to MRNIYVKMTPLLTFFAVGWSMSIRYKRVNFEKIQDLRNRKKPIVFAIYHNELFPLCYLHRNEGIIAVVSASRDGEILARVLHSMGFNLARGSSSRQGMKAMLAAMRQMHTKGRDAVLTVDGPRGPRHEVKPGIVYLASRIGAHIVPVRVRMSTRHEFSGSWDRFKLPWLWSGCEVVYGRPYKLSSKMGSSEITQEALELKHKLGLLSST, encoded by the coding sequence ATGCGCAATATCTATGTAAAGATGACACCTCTGCTGACCTTTTTTGCCGTGGGCTGGTCCATGAGCATCCGGTATAAAAGGGTCAATTTCGAAAAAATCCAGGATCTGCGTAACCGGAAAAAACCCATAGTCTTTGCCATATATCACAACGAACTCTTCCCTTTGTGCTACCTGCACCGCAACGAAGGCATCATCGCCGTGGTCAGTGCAAGCAGGGACGGAGAAATCCTGGCCAGGGTCCTGCACAGCATGGGATTCAACCTGGCCCGGGGGTCCAGCTCCAGGCAGGGGATGAAGGCCATGCTGGCGGCAATGCGCCAGATGCATACAAAGGGCAGGGATGCCGTCCTCACCGTGGACGGCCCCCGGGGTCCCAGGCACGAGGTAAAGCCGGGGATTGTCTACCTGGCTTCCAGGATAGGGGCTCATATCGTGCCTGTCCGGGTAAGGATGAGCACCAGGCATGAGTTCTCCGGGTCCTGGGACCGGTTCAAGCTTCCCTGGCTCTGGTCAGGCTGCGAGGTTGTATACGGTCGTCCGTATAAATTGTCCTCGAAAATGGGTTCCAGTGAAATCACACAAGAGGCTCTGGAACTTAAACATAAGCTGGGCCTGCTTTCATCTACCTAA